One window from the genome of Candidatus Bathyarchaeia archaeon encodes:
- a CDS encoding HesA/MoeB/ThiF family protein, which translates to MNGVGLNDHELERYSRQIMLDLIGYQGQVKLKKSKVCVIGLGGLGVPISIRLATMGVGHLRVVDRDVVSLSDLHRQYLYDDQTLYKAKVEAASERLSRMNPYVTVEPLTDSITPKNVKRIVKGFDVVLDGLDSIEARYLVNAACVEEKIPYVYGGAIQSMGNVTTILPGATPCLECFMPGIKDEWTPQCSVVGVFPPILDTVAAIEVSEAIRIITGDEPKLAGKLLFIDLKLLDFHIVEVNRYRQCPVCGEPRRYQAPEIPLLEEECARNGKRTFISTPKEASDIDIPQLQRKVNSYGLKVKSEGKLHITFHYNDTVVTVMKSGVIIVQTRLTGEKDEIMKEIYKLLAD; encoded by the coding sequence ATGAACGGTGTAGGGCTTAACGACCATGAGCTGGAGCGATACTCAAGGCAAATCATGCTAGACCTAATTGGATACCAAGGACAGGTAAAGCTGAAGAAGAGCAAAGTATGCGTGATTGGGCTGGGCGGCCTCGGAGTGCCCATATCGATTCGACTGGCCACCATGGGCGTTGGACACTTGAGGGTCGTCGACAGGGATGTAGTCTCCCTCTCGGACCTACATCGCCAATACCTCTACGACGATCAAACATTATACAAAGCGAAAGTGGAAGCCGCTTCAGAGAGGCTGAGTAGGATGAACCCATACGTCACCGTAGAACCCCTCACAGACTCCATCACCCCCAAAAATGTTAAGAGAATCGTTAAAGGCTTCGATGTGGTGTTAGATGGCCTTGACTCCATAGAAGCCAGATACTTGGTTAACGCCGCCTGCGTGGAGGAGAAAATCCCCTACGTTTACGGGGGAGCCATACAAAGCATGGGAAATGTTACCACAATTCTGCCTGGAGCCACGCCTTGTCTAGAATGCTTCATGCCAGGGATCAAGGATGAGTGGACGCCCCAATGCTCTGTTGTAGGAGTATTCCCACCCATCCTAGACACCGTAGCCGCCATCGAGGTTTCCGAGGCCATTAGAATAATAACCGGCGATGAACCTAAACTGGCTGGAAAATTGCTTTTCATCGACCTTAAACTCCTCGATTTTCACATCGTAGAGGTTAATCGGTATAGACAATGCCCTGTCTGCGGGGAACCTAGAAGATATCAGGCCCCGGAAATCCCCCTCTTAGAAGAGGAATGCGCTAGAAACGGAAAAAGAACCTTCATTTCGACTCCTAAAGAAGCCTCAGACATTGACATACCCCAACTTCAACGGAAAGTCAACTCGTATGGGCTGAAGGTTAAAAGCGAGGGAAAACTACACATAACCTTCCACTACAACGACACCGTCGTTACCGTGATGAAAAGCGGTGTGATCATCGTTCAAACAAGGCTTACAGGAGAAAAAGATGAGATCATGAAAGAGATCTACAAGCTGCTGGCCGATTAG
- a CDS encoding homoserine dehydrogenase (catalyzes the formation of L-aspartate 4-semialdehyde from L-homoserine) → MKVLIVGFGVVGRSVAELIADHPPSSLGLSDVKVVGVSDASGSIIDERGVDLRKAVKEKARKGSLMRSSLENKRPLTGEELIDQVHADILVETTPTNISTGEPGLTHIQKALRSGLHVVTTNKGPLITSFKELKKMAERKQICLRYSGAVGGGTPILDFLDFLRPEGVQSARGILNGTTNYILWRMEKGGVTLNTAMKEAKTLGYAEKDPSLDLKGLDTACKLVIMANHLGMEKRLCEVDIKGIEGLKAADLFEAQRRGRVIRLIGTLDCENGELKVSTEEIPVGSALHVEGCLNALTVKTKLGAQTLIGTGTGGRVTAASVIRDLFYIAHRNWGKTAVTQVAAK, encoded by the coding sequence GTAGTGGGGCGTAGCGTAGCTGAGCTCATAGCAGACCATCCTCCATCCTCGCTGGGTCTCAGCGACGTGAAGGTTGTAGGTGTCTCCGATGCCAGCGGTTCAATCATAGATGAAAGAGGCGTAGACCTCCGTAAAGCTGTGAAGGAGAAGGCTCGGAAAGGCAGCTTGATGAGGTCCAGCCTTGAAAATAAGAGGCCGCTTACCGGGGAGGAATTGATAGACCAGGTACACGCGGATATACTTGTTGAGACAACGCCCACAAACATCTCCACAGGGGAGCCTGGTTTGACCCACATCCAGAAAGCGTTGAGGAGCGGCCTCCACGTAGTCACTACCAATAAGGGCCCGTTGATTACCTCCTTCAAGGAGCTTAAGAAAATGGCTGAGAGAAAACAGATATGTCTCCGTTACAGTGGCGCCGTCGGCGGAGGCACACCCATACTAGACTTCCTCGACTTCTTAAGGCCTGAAGGGGTTCAATCCGCCAGGGGGATCCTGAACGGAACCACCAACTACATCCTCTGGAGAATGGAGAAGGGAGGCGTAACCCTTAATACCGCGATGAAGGAGGCTAAAACCCTTGGCTACGCTGAGAAGGACCCCTCCCTAGACCTTAAAGGCTTGGACACGGCGTGTAAGCTGGTGATAATGGCCAACCATCTTGGGATGGAAAAACGGTTATGTGAGGTTGACATCAAAGGAATAGAAGGGTTAAAAGCTGCGGATCTCTTTGAAGCCCAGCGAAGGGGCAGGGTAATCCGTCTCATAGGCACATTAGACTGTGAAAACGGTGAACTGAAAGTGTCCACTGAGGAGATACCTGTAGGAAGCGCTTTACATGTGGAAGGATGCCTCAACGCGTTAACCGTCAAGACAAAGCTGGGCGCTCAAACCCTCATTGGAACAGGCACCGGGGGAAGGGTTACAGCAGCCTCAGTCATCCGGGACCTCTTCTACATCGCTCATAGAAACTGGGGAAAAACAGCGGTAACTCAGGTGGCGGCTAAATGA